tagTTTTTAACATGAACGAGCAGTTTCTTGCTGTCCGCCATTATTATCATTGCTGCAAGTATCCTGTGTTCGGCTTCTGTGCCAAGTGCTAATTTAAGACATTTTTTCCCAAGTAAGTCCACCACAATTCACAGTGGtaactttgttttttggtttcttaaCATTTCTGAATGTAATATGTCTTAATgtcaggaggaggaggaattgtGTTGGAAACGAAAGACGTCCCCAAcggccgacgacgagatcCGGCCGGACAACCAGGATTCCGGCCCATTTACGGGAGTACGATCTtcggggcccccgataggtggtCCCTTGTCACCCGCCTAACTGTACTGATTCTTTGTGccctttcccccccccccccctggtgTCAATGTAATGTTTTGGAGGGGGTCGGGCCCTCTCTGTCTCTATCTATCCATACTACAAGTCAGTTCAATACAAGTCAGGTTAGCAATCTAAAATCAGTGTCCTcatctttattcatttcatccaATATTCGGTAAGGCAAACTTGACACTACTTCCCTGCCGaaaaaattgatagaaaagacaaatcaaaactgaaaaagatgaaagctGCAGCTTTTgacagtgatgatgatggcgaaGGTATTGCAAATcagtttacaaaaattttcatgatTTTGAGCTTTTTTTAATCTATAATAATGCGATGCGAACTGTATGCAGGTTAGttaatatataataattattaataaaaaaaatgacaataaaaattaatgacTTATTCTTTAGACAACTGATGAGCCTAAACCTATTGCCGGCGGAAAAAATATCGAAACAATTCTATGTCATTGTAGAAGAAGTAAGTAAGATGCGTGATGGCGCACTACTGAAAACCTTTTGCAATTACGTAGAACGGCAATGGATCAAACATTCGTTATGGCCACCAACAACATGGTCGATGTTTATGGAACATCGTCGCACAAACAACAATGCAGAAGGTACTACACTATTACACTATAACATTATactataaattttaaaaaaatttaattagggTACCACAATTCCTTAAAAGTGGAAGTTGCAACAGCCAGAGTGTATCTGGTAAAATTTATTCAGTTAATGAAAGCCGAGGCAGAAAAGATAGACTGGAAAGCCAAATTATTGTCGCAAGAGCAACAACTACAAAAGTAAAAGAGATGGCGATGAATTGGATGACCAAGTCAGtaacaatgaaaaatatataggACAAGAAAGAGGGAGAGATGCCAATGCATATGATTTATGCAAAGGTAAAATTCCGTTAGTATATTTTTACTgcttaaataatttaatgtttCGACTTTTGGTTCAGATGGAGAGCATAGCAAATGTGtagaagatgaggaagaagagaatgttAATGAAGATAGACTGGAAAGccaaattattgaaaataaagcaCAGTGAAGTATGAATCACATTCCtaatttgaaaaggaaacatGAAAATTCCGTCAGTATATTTTTACTgcttaaataatttaatgtttCAACTTTTGGTTCAGATGGTGAAGAAGATTGAGAAGAAAAGTATGatgaggaaggaaggaaaactCGCAAAAAGACTAAGGTGGTTGATGTGAGAAAGAAATCAGAACAAAAAACTAGCCACGATGAATATTAACCCTAGTGAACTTGAACAGGCTCATGATACTGATTTCCATTCAACGGTGAAACTTAGTTACTATTacgatagttttttttattcttgtttctAATGGTAAACATTAATTTAACAGATTATAAAACCTGTTATGCCGGAACGCattcaaatttagtttttccaattttcatcaagttttatttatattatttatttattatattattatattatattatattatattatattatattatatttatatatttactgATTTCGATGAAAAGGTGAAACTTTATTTACTATTGCAACAGTTTTGTTTCTTGCTTCTAATGGTCAACATTAATTCAACAGATTATAAAAACTGATATGCCGGAACGCATGCAATTTCGAGATGTTCCCATTACGTCTGTCGAAGAAGGTTCTGACGAATTGGATTTAGAAGCCCAGTGGATAAACAAGCGTGCTTTTTCCTAATCTTCAGTTTCAAATCAGGTAAAGACAACTTAAATTTACTTCATGCATTGCAATTTCTTGATTCCGTGTTACTTCTTCATCAGTCTTCGAAATCCGTTGCTACGGCCTCGGTGCAGCCACTTTCTGTTCCCGTCCTATCGGATACCGTTCTACCGACATCGTCATCTGATAGGACCAAAAGGATATCACAGAGTCCCAAGTCGCGATCCAGGTCCAGCAGTCCAGATGGCGATCGGGACCGAACTTCCCGTAGGTCCCGGGAACCTTCCACTCTCTCAGACCAAGCAGGATGCAGTAACTGGGTTGACCGTCGTCAAAATGGAAGAGGTCGTACTCGATCCCCATTGCGTGGTTCTCGACATACCCCTTCTCCAGCACTTGCGCCCCCTATCACTGCCCAATTGGAAAACGTTGTAGTGGCTGGCCGTCCTGGGATTTTCGCCGGAAATCCCGTTCTCTTGGAAAACCGTTTAAGGTGCCAGTATTACGAGAGGACAGGTTGCTGCCTCCGCAACCCCCGTCCCTGACACATGGATACGTTTTTCCAAGCAAGTCCACCACAATTCGCAgtggtaattttgtttttgtcgttctttaaaatttctgaATGTAATTGACGACCATGTCTTAATgtcaggaggaggaggaaaaccGTTTAAGGTGCCAGGATTACGAGAGGACAGGTCGCTGCCCATGCCCCCGCTGTCTATGTCCATATACGCATGGATATGTGCCGCCATGTGCAGTGCATGAAGCGTTGATGGACATAGAACGATTCCGACCGCAACAACCAGAACGAATTGACGAAGCCAAGAACACGCAAAAAGGCCCTAGTCCTTTCACATGACGTCGGCTCAACATTGAAAATTCTAATATTTTCAGCACTctccattttttctgttttcttttaaattatacgTGGCAAAATCCAAGGAAATGAACCAGTATATGTCcctcgttttgttttctcccattatttttgtttgtggtgTGAGTGTGTTTGTCAGATTCTTGAACATGATGCACAGgtgaaaaaatacaacaagTGATTTTGTGTGGACAGGAAAAAgtgtaaaagttttttttcatatttagataaataagtttttttccaaaatataaGAGATGAACACTTTTCCAATTTAAATCATGTGGGCAGTAGTAACTAACCAACATTAAACACCAATGTAGAGTAAAACTAAatgtctttttcattttgttgttataCAGTCTGAATATTCTGATCTGGTATCGTCGTCGACAAAAATCTGAAGACGGGATAAGGTGGACATTTTTCGAAGTTAAACGGAAGCCATTGGACGATTCCGCTTTTCTTTGCCGATTGTGCAGTCGTGACAGTCgtgataattgtttatttcgtGCAGACTAAAAGGCCATGGGCGGCGGAACACAAGGCCACCACTCAAGTcactagaaaaacaaaaattattatttgggctatttatttaattattttggatttttaattaatgtcttttatttcgttaaataaaaaaaaattgagagttaaaaatgaattttaaacttagaaacaaaacgatttccattttgaatagTTTTTAACTTGAACATGTAGTTTCTTCTCGTCCGCCATTGTTATCACTTGCTGCCGGTACCCTGTGTTCGGATTTCAAGTCTAGCtttattgtttaaattgtACCTCAATATTCAGCAATAGAGTCAAGATGCTGTCAAGGATTGCATTGAAACCGGGTAAtaatttaaccttttttttgttgatcaagGAATTCAATCTCGATGCTAAATTTTTTACGATGTAAAAATGCAGTACCTAACTAATTTCTCTTTGATCGGGTTAGTTCGCTCAGCCATTCAGCCTATTCGTATGACCCAGACTTCGGCCACCTCAAATGCAGCATCTGCTGCTACAACAGAAAGCCCAGAAAGGGATTTGGTCAACTTTCCAAGACCAGTCCGTCAAGAGTATCCTGGCAAAGTACGCATGGGCTTCATCCCCGATGAATGGTTCCAGTTTTTCTACTCCAAGACTGGAGTTACTGGtaacttttaattattttgtgtgaaaaagatggaaattacatttttgtgtCTTTGAAATCAGGACCGTACACCTTTGGATTGGGTTTGGCTACCTATTTGTGCAGCAAGGAAATCTACATTATGGAACATGAATTCTACACTGGTCTGTCCATTGCTATCATGGGTATCTACGCTGTGAAGAAACTTGGGCCTGCCACAGCCAAATTTCTTGATGCTGAAGTTGCTGTAAGTGAAATAAAAGTTCTCCGTCTAGCCCCACAACTGATATTTCACATATTCCTACTAGAAATCCGACGCTGAAATGAACGCTGGACGAGATATGGCCATCGCTGAAGCTAAGGCTAGAATCGCGGCAGAGAAGGTTGAACAGGATCGAGCTCTTGGCATGAAGATGCTTTTTGACGCCAAGAGGGAAAACGTTGCCCTTCAACTTGAAGCTGCTTACCGCGAACAGCTCGTCAAAGTCTTTTCTGAGGTAAATTATCAACCTCAATTAAATACATCACCCCATTTAATTAACCATTTTAATTaaccattttaattttataaatttgtagACCAAGAAGCGACTGGACTACCAGGTGGAAGTTCAGAACGTCCAGAGAAACCTGGAACAACGCCACGTCGTTGACTGGGTCTTGCGTAGCGTCCGTGCCGCCGTCACCCCCGAACAGGAGAAGGCCACTCTCAGCCAGTGCATCGCCAACATCAAATCCTTAGCCCAGCAAAACACCGTCAGGATTTGAGCGAAGAACCGACTGTTTTGTTGGTTCTCATTTAGTGTCTAGATTGAAAAACTcttaaaactaaaatataaatgaaaagcTAATCCGCACGAGATCATTTGGATTGGGCCAAATATTGTACACAGCTGTAGAAAAAAGGGTCTGGTTGGCACGCCAAATACAGTGATTTCGTTCCACCTGAtttcaattaatattttacTATCGATGAAAAGAAAGGAACGTGAATCCCTAATGAGTTGGGTCTCGGCAACCCTGTGTTTCTTGGTTGTTGAAACCCTTTTGTAGCCATTTTTGCGCGACAAACTGTTATCCAAAAAGGATGTCTGCttgacgtttttttattgatgataGCGAACTTTTATTTggctttttctcttatttgatGGACTAATGGTGTCTTGTTTTACATTCGATCCTCCATCTTTCTAAAATCTGAGgcgtttatttttacaaatttctaaTGTGACTCGTGACAGCAGTAAACATGTCTGAATGTAATTGAATGagcaaatcaaaaatttttttcattcatcatggAGTCTACTAAGGAAATGCTTCTACCTCGCCCCGAAGTTGATGGAATTCAACAGTCCCAGATTGAAATGGTTACAGTGGGCCAAGATCCAGGAATGAGATTGATGAATGATGCTCAAGTTGACCAGCAGCGTGATGCTCTTCTCTCCAAAGATATTGTATTGCACCCCAGTCATGTGTACGCCTCTGATCCCAATCTAGCAATGATGcctgacagcagcagcagagctaGGCTTAGGAGAATACTCAGCTCTCACCGTTTTCAGGTAAACATAATCATTGGAGTTTTAAATTAACCCAGAGTTGATTAGAGTTGTGTTGTAAACTAactggtgttgttgttgcaggtgTTTGTCGTTTCCTTTGTAATAGTGGACTGCATGGTGGTGATTGCCGAACTGCTAATGGACCTGAGAATTCTTGGAATGATGGAAGAATATGGAATGAAAAATCGGAACAAGGTTTCCCTGGAAGCCCATTACATTGTCCCTGATGTCCTGCACAGCATCAGTATAGGTAATTTATGCTCTTAACATGGAAAGATTTCACCTAAACTAAAATGTCTTTATTCTTAGCTATACTGGCCATGTTTCTGCTAGAAACGGTCATCAAGATTGCAGCTTTTGGCTTGTCCTTTCTCAGGATGGGCTGGGAAATATTCGACACTGTCGTCATTTGTGTGACGTTCGTGTTGGACGTCTTGATGCAACACTCTCACTCTTCGACCAACGGCCTGGGCTTGTTCATCATTTTACGTCTGTGGCGAGTGGCTCGCATCCTCAACGGAATGGTCCGTTCAGTGAGGAGTCAGGCTGTCCGGCACGTCGAATGCGAGAAACGTCGACGCGAGGTTCTCGAGGATGAACTGCTCAAATATCGGGAACTCTGCCAACGTCAGAAGAAACTGCTTGCCGAAATGGAGAATCTTTTAAAGAATCACAACATTCCTCTACCTGACAATTTAGTAATGCTACCATCCCCTTAGtgtgaatagaaaaaattctaatttagCGACAATTATTGACCACAAATTTGCTCACATTTCACTGCTAATGTCAAACAAATCATTGGCCCCTATTCCGTTGGTTTTCCGTTCCACTCTTTTTCAGGGACTCGCTTTGTTCGGCAAACGTACATATATAAGTATAATCAtgacaattttgaaataactcACAATGCCACTCCTCAGGCTAACAAGAATTCAACCAATAATTAGGACTAGAAATAGAAGTGCAATGCGGTTTGTTCATTCCAATTTAGCTGCAATTAGCTAAAGTCTGTCTGTGTGGTTGTGCCGTGTTCGTCTGTATCAAATGATGATTAAGTATCACGCTATTATGTGTTTGATCAAGTGAGCCATTGAACTAAAAAACTGGGACATGGTGCTTATACATCCACTAAAATTCCTTGCGTATTGTTGTTATgcaattatttgttattacaCATTTTTCGAGAAGAATTTGAACCTCATAATCttcgtgttttttattttcagcggATTTTTAGCCGGATCGGATCCATCGGAGTCTTCCATCCAGAATAATCGTCGCAGTTGTGTGTTTGCCAACCAGATGGCGTTCACGCGATTTAATGCCgaagcgcgcgcgcgcgcactgCCGAATCGATTtccgatttcttcttcctctccccCGCCTCCCTCTCCCGGCCGATGTTTCCTCGCATGTCGTGAGTGTAAAAGTGTACGGGCCCCGGTCagtgcgaaaaaaaaaaagcaacgcACCCGCACgacgaaaaaagtaaaaattaattggcgGCGAGTGGCCGACTGGGACAGACAGAACTTACGGGTGAAACCATATTTCCGGTTGAAAGTGAATTCAATCCATTTTTTACCTGAACATTGATGTCACTTTAATTCAAGCCAAGAGTTTCAAGTGTTTCAAAACGAGTGTAGAATGTCGACGACGCAGCAACAACCGCCACCGCGAAAggtttttataatatttcaatcgatcttctctctctctcctctgcCTATTGTGATGTAAAAATTCTTCTCTTCCTGTGCGCCTCCCCTTCTGGGaaatttctccttttatacgcAGGGCAATTATGCAAAGGTATTGAGAAATTTGCATGCGGAGCAGTTGTCCAAGGTACAATGGAAACACCAACAGGAATGCGAACTCCTAGAAGACTTGCGGTATGTTCGTACACTTAAAAGTCATTCGATAAAGTGCATCTGTTTaattgtgtgttttctttttcttgtgaaaatgactagaaatttCATCAAGCAAAGATGCGCCGTCGAGAAATCCTACGGCGAGGTAGgcctatagacacacacaggaAATATCGATCCCTACACATAATATACTGGCCGTGTAGCATAGATACATTATACATCGAGCTATTGATTGACGGATGTTATATACATtctccccttctttttttgactcTTTGATGACATGCCCGCAGGCCATGCAGAAGATATCGGCCAATTACCTCAACAAGAAAATGCCGCCCATTCACGAACTGAATCACGACGAAATCAACCAGCAATGGTATTAACTCACCCTGGGATATTTCTATTGAtgtataaacaaaaattgttaatcGATTGTATTTGATTGACTACAGGACGGTTTGGTCAATATGGAGATCTTTGCTGGAGGAAACGGATAAATTGGCAAAGGCCAAATTGGCCGCTGTCGAAATATTCCAAACGCAAATCGCAGACGACGTGAAAATCGTCCGTCAAAACAAACTCCAACTGgctaaaaaggtaaaaacccCTAATTTTCGATTATAGACACCTGAGATTTTACTTTTACGAATGAATCCCCAGAATCTGGACCTATTGAAAGTGGTGCAAGGTGAAGTGCAAACTTGCGTGACTGAATtggacaaattgaaaaaagtttacGTCGACGACGAACATGTCAGTCACGACGCTCGTGACAAGGCCCGTGAAGCTGAGGAAAAGTATGCTGACCATTTGAACTGCAATTCAATccattattttaattcaaattgtttttatttttaggctaaagaagaaaaagggtaGCATCTTCCAGTCGGTTTCCTCTTTACAGAAGACATCGGCCAAAGTAGGTGTCAAATGtttggttcatttttaaaaatcctgatcaattcaattttatatttGCATTGGCCAGTTGGGGAGTCGAAGGGATTTGTGTGAGGAGAAATCGACTCAAGCCAGAAACGCCTACCTGCTTCAACTTGCTTCAGCCAACGCCCATCAGAATCGATACTTTCACGTTGATTTGCAAAACGTCGTCAAGGTACCATCTTTAATAAACAATCTTTTGATCAACGG
The sequence above is a segment of the Daphnia pulex isolate KAP4 chromosome 11, ASM2113471v1 genome. Coding sequences within it:
- the LOC124207117 gene encoding ATP synthase subunit b, mitochondrial-like, coding for MLSRIALKPVRSAIQPIRMTQTSATSNAASAATTESPERDLVNFPRPVRQEYPGKVRMGFIPDEWFQFFYSKTGVTGPYTFGLGLATYLCSKEIYIMEHEFYTGLSIAIMGIYAVKKLGPATAKFLDAEVAKSDAEMNAGRDMAIAEAKARIAAEKVEQDRALGMKMLFDAKRENVALQLEAAYREQLVKVFSETKKRLDYQVEVQNVQRNLEQRHVVDWVLRSVRAAVTPEQEKATLSQCIANIKSLAQQNTVRI
- the LOC124207115 gene encoding voltage-gated hydrogen channel 1-like, producing MESTKEMLLPRPEVDGIQQSQIEMVTVGQDPGMRLMNDAQVDQQRDALLSKDIVLHPSHVYASDPNLAMMPDSSSRARLRRILSSHRFQVFVVSFVIVDCMVVIAELLMDLRILGMMEEYGMKNRNKVSLEAHYIVPDVLHSISIAILAMFLLETVIKIAAFGLSFLRMGWEIFDTVVICVTFVLDVLMQHSHSSTNGLGLFIILRLWRVARILNGMVRSVRSQAVRHVECEKRRREVLEDELLKYRELCQRQKKLLAEMENLLKNHNIPLPDNLVMLPSP